In Equus asinus isolate D_3611 breed Donkey chromosome 13, EquAss-T2T_v2, whole genome shotgun sequence, one DNA window encodes the following:
- the KCNJ2 gene encoding inward rectifier potassium channel 2, whose translation MGSVRTNRYSIVSSEEDGMKLATMAVANGFGNGKSKVHTRQQCRSRFVKKDGHCNVQFINVGEKGQRYLADIFTTCVDIRWRWMLVIFCLAFILSWLFFGCVFWLIALLHGDLDASKESKACVSEVNSFTAAFLFSIETQTTIGYGFRCVTDECPIAVFMVVFQSIVGCIIDAFIIGAVMAKMAKPKKRNETLVFSHNAVIAMRDGKLCLMWRVGNLRKSHLVEAHVRAQLLKSRITSEGEYIPLDQIDINVGFDSGIDRIFLVSPITIVHEIDEDSPLYDLSKQDIDNADFEIVVILEGMVEATAMTTQCRSSYLANEILWGHRYEPVLFEEKHYYKVDYSRFHKTYEVPNTPLCSARDLAEKKYILSNANSFCYENEVALTSKEEDDSENGVPESTSTDTPPDIDLHNQASVPLEPRPLRRESEI comes from the coding sequence ATGGGCAGTGTGCGAACCAACCGCTATAGCATTGTCTCTTCGGAAGAAGACGGCATGAAGTTGGCCACCATGGCGGTTGCAAATGGCTTTGGGAACGGCAAGAGTAAAGTCCACACTCGACAACAGTGCAGGAGTCGCTTTGTGAAGAAAGACGGCCACTGTAATGTTCAGTTCATTAACGTGGGTGAGAAAGGACAACGGTACCTCGCAGACATCTTTACCACATGTGTGGACATTCGCTGGCGGTGGATGCTGGTCATCTTCTGCCTGGCTTTCATTCTCTCATGGCTGTTTTTTGGCTGTGTGTTTTGGTTGATAGCTCTGCTCCATGGGGATCTGGATGCATCTAAAGAGAGCAAAGCTTGTGTGTCTGAGGTCAACAGCTTCACGGCCgccttccttttctccattgagacCCAGACAACCATAGGCTATGGCTTCAGGTGTGTCACGGACGAATGCCCAATTGCTGTTTTCATGGTGGTATTCCAGTCAATCGTGGGCTGCATCATTGATGCCTTTATCATTGGTGCAGTCATGGCAAAGATGGCAAAgccaaagaagagaaatgagactCTTGTCTTCAGTCACAATGCTGTGATCGCCATGAGAGATGGCAAGCTCTGTTTGATGTGGCGAGTGGGCAATCTTCGGAAAAGCCACTTGGTGGAAGCTCATGTTCGCGCACAGCTCCTCAAATCCAGAATTACTTCTGAAGGGGAGTACATCCCCCTGGATCAAATAGATATCAATGTCGGGTTTGACAGTGGAATTGACCGTATATTTCTGGTATCCCCAATCACTATAGTCCATGAAATAGATGAAGACAGTCCTTTATATGATTTGAGTAAACAGGACATTGACAATGCAGACTTTGAAATTGTTGTGATACTGGAAGGCATGGTGGAAGCCACCGCCATGACCACACAGTGCCGTAGCTCATATCTGGCAAATGAAATCCTCTGGGGCCACCGCTATGAGCCTGTACTCTTTGAAGAGAAGCATTACTACAAAGTGGACTATTCAAGGTTCCACAAGACTTATGAAGTACCCAACACTCCCCTTTGTAGCGCCAGAGACTtagcagaaaagaaatatattctctcaAATGCTAATTCATTTTGCTATGAAAATGAAGTTGCTCTCACAAGCAAAGAGGAAGATGACAGTGAAAATGGAGTTCCAGAAAGCACTAGTACGGACACACCCCCTGACATAGACCTTCACAACCAGGCAAGTGTACCTCTAGAGCCCAGGCCCTTACGGCGAGAATCGGAGATATGA